GCTCGTGTCCTGTCGTTTCGACATGCTTGGGGCGAAGCTACCTTCCGGCCCTTCCTGGTTCCTTCTCTCCGCGCCAGAGTTTGGACTTGTCTCTCGAGCGCTATCGTGCGTGGTTCATCTCCTTGAACGTTATTGGTAGTCGTCATCGAGCGAGTgggtaccatgcaactctttgtccaGGAAGTGATAGCACGGCTTTACAAGTCGCTAAAGTTCCtacagacggcaccaattgatgatgccaaaaatcgtcagtaagccacACGGTCCTCACGTGCTCCCGATGAAGAACctacacaacacaaaagctAAAGATCTTAAGAGAAGTACTGGTGTAGTACTGGCCAAATACCCTCtaacggtcaagttagagaaaacTCTTGTTCGCAACTCTAGAATACTAGAGCTGGGGTGaataatgcgtaccttgatttatgagggttttggggtatttatagtagtgtggggTTGACATCCGTGCCTTGGCCAAAAAGctctttccttctaggagagaaCCTCTTGGATTTCGCATATctcctagagttcttttccttatacaCTTATGCGTGGAGACCAAGTAAGGCTATGGATGGAGGTTCGCTTACCCTCTTCAACTTTGTCCCCATTAGCCTACCGAGTCGTCCCTTTATTATGGTTGTTAGCTTATAGCGTCGTCCCTTTGTTAGGGTCGTCAGCTGTTATGAAGCTATAGATTTCATAATGCAGTCACCTGTGGCAAGCATTGCCCGACGGAGATTCATACATTTCCTTCAGCTTACTGTCTTCAGCTTACTGTGCCCAAGATGTAGCCGTCAAGTATGGAGGGGAGTTGTAGACTTTTACAACAAGACCGTCTCTCATGAGTGAAGTTGACGACCTTGTTATGTCCGTCGGCTTTTGTTTCATCATGggttaattacaaaattatccttatcagtTTCTAGTATACATAAgacattaatttagaattttgagTTAGTTGTTTTGACGTATTTAGCATAATGATGTAGAAAAATGTGGGTTTTGTGTTGTCACACTAAATGAAGCCAACAAAAAGTCcaagtcttttattttatttctaaaccCACTTAATGCAtggaaaaatgtaataattattttataataatataatgtaaaatttgtaaGTTAAATAGTGCGTGTgttatttaaaagtattttctatttttataagttttatataatgCTACATATAACGTATTTTACATTCAAAAACTATACATAGTGATAAAAAGATTTagattacataattataatattgttttatataaatgaagaagatattattaaaatgatttttaaaaaatatatacgaTAATTGATTGACTAATTTGAAAATATccaataatatttataaaaatacacATGCATTCCATGGAACATGTGTAACatgttaagtttaaattattataaattttgaaattgtaacactctttttttttcccaaatataagtataaaatctatattattgaaacttgaattttaatgtAGTCAGttgaatatttttcatttttattctttttttaaggcCCATATCTCTAAtttcttatacttttttttttggggtacttttagtctaaaactaaagagtttggctcaaataaaataaaacttcatACTTTCcaacccaaatatatatattttttaaataaagaattttGAGCCTAAAAAAAAGGAACCTATAAAGATAATCAATTTGAGGCCCAATTAATACAAAATGGATCGAATAAGCTAAAGTGAATTgaatggaccaaaatggaccaaagtagGCCTAATTGGACTTTAGTGACCAAAAAGATCCGAAATGGACCGAAGTGATCCAAGTTGAACCCAATGAACCGATATAGACCGAAGTGAACCAAAATACTTTGTTgatgtgactcaaaatgagcATAGCAATGATAAATACCGTGCTTCAGCatttacatattatatatatttgtaagacttataagtagtaaaatttctACGTACTaactacaatatatatatatatatatatatatatatatatatatattattttatgttgttgatgtgaaactataaaaaaaaagttagttaaacTATAgcttttaaattctttttaatattaaaaaattaaatgaaaacatTCGTGAGATATatacattatttaaaagatcttattttttattaatattaatattaatggatcaaagtggaccaaatggacTCGAGTGAACTCAAGCGTTACACTAACATGgctcaataaaattataataacatTAAACACTATTctttaacttttaaatattattaaaagatcttctcaaaattatatatatatatatatatagtaaaaaaaaaaaaaaaaagagatgtcTAATCTATTGAGTGACTCAAGTTACAATAGAAATTCACTACTacaagtaaaatataaaataaaacaaattttaactTTATAATTTTGATGGACCATCGCCCTATCATATTTCCTTAGTATTTTTAAGGGTTAATGATGAATGTCTTTCCTATCATTTAGAGACATATCAGTACCGTCTCCCAAGCACTATTTAAACTTGATTAGTATTTGCAATTTGAGCTAGCCCTTAGGTGTTTTAATGGAGGCAAGAGCTATTGACATGTGGAGGGTGCAACAAAATAAACCATAGTTGGGTTGCATAGGATTACAACCttctattcttttatatatatatatatatatatatatatatatatatatatatatataagagatgATTCTCTACTTTCAACTGGACTTTTATAtctcctaaaaaataaaaataaaaacaactaaacttttatattgttcaaaaatactcttattaatgaagggtaactttatttagaaattaggtcataaatgtcaaataacaaattttattttgaatttaaaaatagaaCTCCTacaatttaggattttttccctttacgttaatatatatatatatagttactacttatctctaaaatttatcatttttatttatttgaaaaataaaaaatatatatatatatttctaaattataatagaggCAAATTGTTaacatttacccaaaaaaatagaaaaacgaGTGTGGTCAgaagctagtatatatatatatgtatatgtgtatacacacacatacatgtgtgtgtgtatgttgcAATTtggttttataaaatatttgtgtgCCACAATTAGATTGAGAGAGAACTCTTTAAAGAAAGAGAGTGTAACAAATTAGAACTAGAGCAAAACATAAAATTGCTCTACTATTTGTTATTTGTGAGGGATAATTCTTTGCTTGAGTGGCTTTATACTATCTTTGTATTCTCTGTATTGGTTAGTGAAATTTTTTCCTCGTTGCTACATGTGAATTTAAGCTGaaggaaaaacaattaaatCCTTAGTGTTCTCTCTAGTGTAGGTGGTTGTCAAATTAAGCAATTAGATTACCACACTTATCCCCATTGTTTGAACTTGTCATGAGTGAGGAACCACTATGGGTGATTGATTCATCCAAAACATGCAAAATCTATTAATCTAGATAGAATCCTAAAATGTCATTGTAGGGTATCCGAGGACCGAAGAGGATTGAATGCAAAGTATCATACTTGAACCCACCTGTAAAAGTGTATTTGACCCGAGAAGGGATGGAGATGCGAGATAGTGTTTTATGAGAACCTAATTGGAAGGGGTCAAGACGGTGGGAGGAAGCTTCCAGAAAGGGTATATATTCTccctccgcattaaatgctctacaACAACCTTATCAGCTatattaatgaggaaatgaccctTGATCAGTAGTTTCACAGCCAGCAACCTCCTCTACCACCTTCAACAGAACTCTGATGGGACAATTATCTTGAGAAAAACCCTGAAGCATACAAGTGAGGGCTAAGATCCAAGGAAGGAGGATATATAAAGGGGAGAAAATCTCCCAATAAGAGAGAGGATGATTATGGAAAAATTAGAGAAACAAGAAAGTGAACAATGCATTGTCTGGTATAAAACTTGCAACGtgaattgtttttctttgttactTTGGGCTCCTCGGCCTTAGACCTAAACTAAGCTCAGAATTACACTAGAATTGTATTCCCACCCTCTATGTAATAACCTTCTATTGTTTGTGCTTGGTTTGATGGACAAGACACTACTGTTCCAAGTGGGCTTGGGCCATCAAATTCTTAGCTCTTACAATCATTTTAATCCAAAGTTTAGAGAGTGAAGTGTAGCAATTGAAATTGTGTATATTAAATTGTGatcataaattataatttacctAAATTTTTATGTTGAGCAATGATACAATTACAAACTATTttgcaatattttcacaaattattattattacaaatttttgttggtttttatcTTGGCCCACCACTAATgtcacatttttatttactattcacTATTTAccacatcaataatttatttaaaaaaaaaaaaaaagttccaaacTCTAGCGTCTTCCTTTTATGCTAGTTGGTGATCAAAGCTGATGGGACTAGCATATGCTATTCTATATAAATATTAGGGAAAAATCGAAAATAAATGCGAATTATAAAAAATCTCTTTAAAATTGTATTGCTTTATTAATTAAAGCGGTGCTAAAATAACAACACCATATACCCAAGATGTTCCAAATAACAGAGACCCGAGAACATGTCACCACGTGGAAACAGGGACGCtagctctaaaaaaaaaaaaaaaaattgattcaacccaaatatatttttttttttaagtttattatttcCTTTGTCCTAATTTGGGCAACTTTTATAGAATAAAACCATAAAAGGAAACTACCATAAAATTATGGATGGTACATGGTTCTAATATCTCTGTTTGTGATGAGTTGTAAACAACTCAAAAAGATTCTTGTATGATAAATTAAAACCATAGCCAATAGGGTTCCATGATTAAAGCTGAACTAGGTGACTAATATCAGTTGGATAAGTATCGTTCGGGAGAGCAGCTTTGTATGATCTACTTGCAGTGACTCGGTTAGAAGCTTCAGTAGGATGGAAAGAGTCCCAGAATACGTATTCAGTCCTATTCCGGCATGGAGTTTTGGAAGGTGCACACTGCCCATATTGGTCTACTGGACAACACCCAACATTCGCAACCTTGAAACCTGAAATGCATAAAGGAAACAATACACGgttactatatatatacttgtTCAAAAGATTTAGATTATATAGTTACAAAAATTTGTAGTAATGAGACATAAGAAACAGtacaaaagaacaaaattaagTTTGAGGAATTGTACCAAGAACTGATGGATCCCCAGTCCCCATCTGATAAGAGTTCACATATATAACTTTTGCACCACTTAGATTCCTATTCAGATTATCAACTAGTGATATAAGCTGTTGGTTAAATAGAGTGACCGCAGTGTTGATTTCTTCTACACACGGTTTGCCCTTTCTGTCATATAAAGAAATTGAATTTGGAGTGCAGCCTATTGCTCCCGCTCCAAATAGTGCAAACTTCCTTGCTCCATTATGGTACAAATTCTGAAACAAAAAGAGGGGAAGGTGGGAAATTGATCAGCGATTGTCAAAAGATTACAATTAAAGGTGAAGAGAATGAAAGAATATATTGCACCTATACCACTAACTGACCTCTATTTGACGAGAATAATGTCTAATAAGAACTCTGGAGTATTGCTCTGGAGTATACTGGTGGCTTGTGTTGTAATTCTTAGGCGAGAAGTAGTTGTTAATGTAATCATTATTCCCCACTCCAACTGAATATAAGCACTTGTTTAGGTACTTGATGGCTGAGTACTTATTTCCTAGTTTTTTAATAATGCGTGAGACTATAACCCAGTGATTCTTCAACTGCACATCCATGCTGATGCAATCACCCTGCATGTAGAAGTTTAGTCAAGTATTGATGACCACTTGTGATGCATTCATACAAAAGCTGATACATATGGTTACTTATGAATAGCTTAGACTTGATTGGAGaaagtgtttgttttttattttcgtTTATCTATCAAACAAGCCGAGGCAAGTCAAGCCCAAGTTCAAGTTTAACGATTAAactatattaaatataataatttatttgtgaACAAGCTGGTAAATGTGAGGCtcaatttgaatatatatatatatatatatatatatatatatatatatattagcacaTGTTTGTATTTAtacatgtataaaaatatatttgcaaaAGCTCAATTAGATTGTATaggtttgtaaaattttataagacatttatttattatttttaatttattgataatcTAAATAAtctatttcataataaaaagtACACAAAAATTACCATACAAAGTATTAGtgaattcttaatttttgtatgTTCATTAACAAAAATCATTCTCgaattcttcaaaaaaaaatcattcttgaaTAATATAATTCGATTATATCTAGCTATCAATTATTGATATAGatttgtgaaaaattaaaatatttatttatgatgttTACTATATATGGAGAAAGAATTAGTTTATTGAATAACTCATGAACAACTAATACAAATTCTCATTTCCaccttttatgttttattttatactccaccaattatgttaagttatttgttttttaattgctTTATAAGAAAAGTCAAATGAATACACGGTAAATTATGATTGATGAAATATATAATGGAATGAAAAGTTGAACCCAAAAAACGGAAAAGAAGATTTGTATTAAGTCATGCTTATCAAATGTATGCATCCACATGCCAATTTAAGATCAAGAAGTTAATTGACCAATGATTACCAAGTGTTTCCCAGTTTCTTGGCGAATTCCTGCTGCACCAGATGCATAATTCACACCTTGAAGTATGTCGGCGTCATTAGCAGTTGCAAAGGGTGGAATGGGCTTGTCGAACCCTAAAAGTTGAGCTGTGGAGAGAAAATTTGCGGTTGGCATATATCATACAAATTTCTAACATAAAACAgagcaaaataaaataaaagggcTAAACATGAAGCCGTattccgagagagagagagagagagagagagagagagagagagaaacctaTCATATCAAACATGGTTAGGCCGTTGGTAAACCTCCCTGTTGGGCCATTggggaagtcaataccgtatgGCAGGTAATTTACTTTAGCCTTTGTTTGAAGCAAGTTGTTGTTGCCATTGTCCGCTAATGAGTCTCCAAAAATGAAATAACAAGGTACTTGCGGCGCTCCATGAACGTGAAGTTGCAGGTTTAAAACCACCACGAGAGCAGCAAATACCAGTTCCCATGTTTTCATCTTGCCCCGCAATTGTGAAAGAAAATGGGAGGtgaatatatatgtatagacAAATCCAGAGTGCATCTAAGGCCAACAGTTTCGTTgtagaaaatgataaatttagaaAGGCATATACGAGATTGATAATCTGTTTCTGTTTAATTCAAAACAGTGACAGCCTTAAAATAGCACCAGCATTGGTTTTAGGCCCACGTTTGTTAACTTTGACTAAAATTTAATTGAGCCAAAACTCTGCATTCTTTTTAATCAGTGTTACATGTACGGTTCTCGTCTAAACCCACTAATAGTATCACATTTTACTTTCCAATAATTTCCAATCATATAAGCTATTTGTAAAACAATTTGTGTCTTTAGCCATTTCCTTTATTTGTTACCCATATTGAGACTAGCTCTATGCTAATAAAAACGTAAACAAGGAAGCAAGGTAATTTTGGTAGTATTATATCTTagcaaaaaaagagaaacattaATTTTCCACGTGTGTTTTTTCCAGTCTCACCAGCCAATTGGGGCTTTCTGTGCGCAACTAGTGCGGATCCGTAGATTTATTTGGTATTCTATACGCGTGTTTGATCACCATGCTTGGTAATGAATATATGTGGTTGTAGTCGATTGAGCTGGTTATGGCTGCGCAGCAACCAAATTTGTGTGGGTGAttagtggagagagagagagagaaatagtaaaaagaatatttaaatggatagagaaaaataaatagagtTTGAAGTGTGTAAAAGTGAAGAAGGAGATTGCAAATAGGGCCTAGTTTGCACTCGTCAACCCAACGCTTCAAGTTGGGTTTTGCATGGATTGGTGGGTTGTTTGGAACTTTTTTTAGCCTTGAGTTAGGTTGGGTTTTAGTTAATAGCTTTTCCAACTCATCTAACCCAACCAAATCAAACATATATATGactttattttataacatttattttgataatttgttttaatttatattgGTATGTCGAGCATATATATgtttccaacttttttttttcttctctgctGCTGCAGGCGTCAGGGACAGatgctactgttcatgctacagtATCATGAACAGTAGTCGCATATGTTGACTTTTCAACCCTTTTAAACTCCttttcgctttttttttttttttcaagattttcagCTTTTAACCGACAAATGGCACTGTATATTATTGTTTAATACTGTTCATATACTATTCATGAGACCCACAAAcactttatttagaaaaaaaaaattaaaaatgggacccacaatactattcacacatttaaaaattattttggtacagtgttttcagttttcagttttcagcaataagttttatccaaacggatcataatttaaacttttgtaGTATAATTTAGCCATGTGAGTGAATTGTaacaaattattgaaaaaaaatggcataaatagttaatgatttttttttttaacaatggaTGAACATTTAAGTCCAACCCACCTCCTTCTCAAAATACAAAAGTCCAACCCACCAACCCAATCCAATCAAATCCAACCCATGTGGTTTGGATTAAGTTGGTTTCTATGTCTTAAAGAGGAGATTTTACTTTCACTATCTATGAGTGTTAGAGTTATTGGTTGCTCAAAATCTTTGGAAGTTCAAGCCGAAAATCCAAGTTTCACTTAGTGACTAGTGGTTAGTTGTTCAACTGAGATTGTTCTATAGAAGAAATGACTCGGTGAAGTTAGATGCCAGTTAGAGCTTAGAAGGCTCAAGTACTTAGGGAGATGTAAGTGTGGAGCATCTACTTCAATATTGTACTACTCTATTCTGCAATGGATTTCCGATTGTGTGAATCGacaaagaggtttttttttttttttttttttttaactgaggGCTCTAATTTTCTCTTCCAAAACACGCTTCAGTGTTTTTGTGTGGTTTGaccacttttttttcccttcacttTACATTGCTTTACATTCAATTTTAGTTACTTAAATATGTTTGCAATGCAAATGGGTTAATCACTTACATTGGACATCAATTGTTAAGTAGGTTTAGAAGTGGTTAAgccataaaattatttattaggGGTCTAAATACTGTGCTAGTTTGTGTTAGCATATCTTTCaatatctaaaaaatttaaaattcccTGAACTCTTATATCAAGTCAATCATCAATGCCATGACCAAAAGCATGTCAAGAAAGACGGTAAAAACAGATATGCCCCtcttttacaaaatatatatatatatataaatctactGTCATTAAGGGCTTGTTTGGGTGATCTATCACTCATAATTCATCACCCATAACCCATATTTTAGGAGTGTTTGGTAAAGTAGTTTGAAAtgagatttttataattttttgaaatatgtgtgagtggaaaaaatgtgtgtaatatttaaaatgtaaaaatgtgagtttgaaatgTTAAACCAAACAAGTCCTTCATATCCCATATTTCATaactcaattttcaatttttgaaaactcttaaaagttgttttcagttttcataactctaACTCACTTTTTTGAGTAATGagttttaagaattaagataaaaaaattgaaccaaacAAGTATCCTTAAGGTGGGACTCATGAAATTTGAGAATTAAGTGAGAATTGAGTAATGAAAATTCCTAAACCAAACACTCCCTAACTGTTCATGAAATTATATCATCTGATATTGCCGAGGGGGTGGTGGAGGATGCTACATCATGGATCGTGCTTCTTCTCGTGTTTTTTTCTTCCTCAGCTTTGTCCAGCGAAGCTTGATTTGACGTATAGCTATATCATATTTCGAGTTGTATCTCATTATAATATCTTCTTTTCTGTCAATATTAGCTTGGAACTAGTCTTCACTAGCTAGCATCCTTTTTCACCTAAGGCACCCTTTTTCTTGCACAATAGGATAGGCTCAGACCTACATTGGGAAACAAACGAAAAAAAGACAGGCATAAGCCAAGTAAGTGGGGACAAGTAAGTGTTTAGTGCGGACAGGTAAGTGTTTCATTCATAATCAACTGTAAAGTATGTCGAGCATATGTTCTAGTATGCCATATTGATGTGGATAGAATTACTTTGGCAGAGTGGTATATGGCTGAAATTGTTGAAGACTGAAGAGTGACGCATAATTTGCAAATTATTTGAGGACATAAATCCGGACAATATATGCAGTATGGCCTCTAAacagttaaaataaataattgaggAAGATATCATATCAATATATCTACATTTTCCAATGTAATTTATTTCTTTCACATTTCAAAATTCTGAGACTAATTAACCAGTAGGAATGATCTGGAGCGCACAAAGAAACAAATTGCGAGACATCGAAAGGTTCATTTCTGTGAATAGCATAGTTAATTAAGAGTTAATATAAGACTCCAATCAAAAGTTAACCACTCTTTCTTCACCaggaaactaaaaactcaaataatgcataagagaaaattttgagtttttcatttGGTTGACAGTACAAGTAGACATAGCAATTTCGAGGTTTTTTCTTGGGTTTTCTTGGAATCTATAAATTAAGGACAATTTGTGAGGCTTGGGTTTTAAATCTCTTCCACAATATCATAACTTCATTGAATCAAAGAtaattttatatagtttttCATATCATGTTGATCTCAAATATTGGGTATAAActtgagaaaatatatatatatatatatatatatatatatatatatatatatatatatataaatctatttATCATAAAAGATTTATTTGGGGTTggatccattttttttcttcattgaaaCTATGTTTAGTTTCATATCAATCTTTGGCATTCTTGTGTGtgattgatgtttttttttatttattggtgtgACCAATAAGAAAATACATCAAACACACATAAGAACACCAATCATACACACCAATATCCACGCTCGATATGGTTCCGAAATCTTTCAAAGCGATTAAAGAATGAGGAAGATTAATAAAACATTAACCCAAAAATACCAAAACTTTTATGAGTTAGAGATAAGATGGTATTaggagggagaaagagagaacacAGTATAATcggaaaaatacaaaaaaaatcaatgaggTTTGGATCAAAACACACGTACTATCAATTTTGTATAGTTGACCCTTGAGGTTTAAGAATTGAGCAAATTGACCCCTTCCTCAAAATTTTCTCATCTATGACTTACAGAAGTGGTCGTGTGCACTACACTTGACCGCAAtattattaagcaaatcattttttcattaaaatataataaaactcaATTTATAATGCATGAGGCGTGCATTCAATTGATCCATCTCTGAAAACTCCTTTGGCTTCTCACCATCTCTGACAGCATCATCAGCATCTTCTCACAACAACAAAGGGATTGgttcttttgttttggttttttcttgTGTTGTAATGGGATTTTAGTCGATTGTGATAGTTCATATTCTTCTATTTGTAATATTCCAATGTgtcattcaaaagaaaaaaaaaataataaacattgAGCTTTACTCCTGGTCGATATTGAATTCAATCTTCTTAAAAATTCCCATACATTTATATACTCCGCATACAACAAATTGAATGGGGAGGTAATGATATTACGATTATAAACATCTTAGACTCAAAGCAACttattaatgaaaaagaaaaatattagacTCGTAGCAACAATAATAGTGATACAGAAAAATATAACAAGAACTTTCTATCTTATTGAGCCAACTGCACCCATTAGATCCATCTCTAAATCTGGGCTAATCGGCGGATATCAACTGGATAAGCATCTGATGCAGCTTGAGCACTATAAGCTCTCTTGGCTACAATTGCATTCCCTGCCTCAGTTGGATGATAAGCATCCCAAAACAGATACTCATTCCTATTTTGACATGGAGTTTGCATAGGTAGACATGTAATTTGTCCATTGTTCCTCCCTACTCCACAGCACCCGGCATTCGtaaccttgaaacctaaaatttaccaaaaaaagaaaactgtgaatatttcatatcattttttttaatgacaataAAAAGTCGTACTCAGTGCACAAAGTTTTAACTAAAAGAGAATTATTTACCATAAGTTGAAGGGCTGTTTATTATATCTTGGAAGATCCCATAAGAATCTATATAGATAAATCTTCCATCTGAGAGATTGTTGTTGAGCGTATCGACCAGAGATTTCAACCTGCTGTTGAATATTTGGTTGGCTGAATTGATTCTTTGTACACATGTCTTACCATCCGGGCTATTTTGTGC
The sequence above is drawn from the Castanea sativa cultivar Marrone di Chiusa Pesio chromosome 5, ASM4071231v1 genome and encodes:
- the LOC142636294 gene encoding GDSL esterase/lipase At5g45670-like; translation: MHSGFVYTYIFTSHFLSQLRGKMKTWELVFAALVVVLNLQLHVHGAPQVPCYFIFGDSLADNGNNNLLQTKAKVNYLPYGIDFPNGPTGRFTNGLTMFDMIAQLLGFDKPIPPFATANDADILQGVNYASGAAGIRQETGKHLGDCISMDVQLKNHWVIVSRIIKKLGNKYSAIKYLNKCLYSVGVGNNDYINNYFSPKNYNTSHQYTPEQYSRVLIRHYSRQIENLYHNGARKFALFGAGAIGCTPNSISLYDRKGKPCVEEINTAVTLFNQQLISLVDNLNRNLSGAKVIYVNSYQMGTGDPSVLGFKVANVGCCPVDQYGQCAPSKTPCRNRTEYVFWDSFHPTEASNRVTASRSYKAALPNDTYPTDISHLVQL